Proteins encoded by one window of Lathyrus oleraceus cultivar Zhongwan6 chromosome 1, CAAS_Psat_ZW6_1.0, whole genome shotgun sequence:
- the LOC127102657 gene encoding protein MAINTENANCE OF MERISTEMS-like: MTKDEALEMMVEYLGANSGEAMKELDKTRGVHARFVYLKKVVLHKSHALRAYMLYLVGTVIFVDKSVTYIDVIYLCYLVDFERIHEYNRGAAYLVYLYLKLREGCMRKTKQVTGSVTLMMHFPRISGWASVPDYIEDMPCATTFIPLRGNQETEPYIVYLDHLVAEDMHLNNYVDHREKRPFKEIVIYSGWIACGSRLTALHLPERIMRQFYYTQTIPRHPVVSAPSALTRRQIEDMFDDYESHLVPKEERASIAESDWS, translated from the exons ATGACCAAAGATGAGGCACTTGAGATGATGGTAGAGTATCTGGGGGCTAACTCAGGGGAGGCGATGAAGGAGTTGGATAAGACTAGGGGTGTTCATGCTAGATTTGTATACCTGAAGAAG GTGGTGCTCCACAAATCACATGCATTAAGAGCATACATGCTTTATTTGGTTGGCACTGTGATTTTTGTGGACAAGAGTGTCACCTATATAGACGTCATCTACTTATGTTACTTAGTGGATTTCGAGCGGATCCATGAGTACAACCGGGGGGCGGCTTATTTGGTCTACCTGTATTTGAAGCTGAGAGAGGGTTGTATGCGGAAGACGAAGCAGGTCACAGGAAGTGTCACACTAATGATG CACTTCCCGCGCATCTCTGGTTGGGCGAGTGTACCTGATTACATTGAGGATATGCCGTGTGCTACTACTTTTATCCCGCTCAGAGGGAACCAGGAGACTGAGCCTTACATAGTCTATCTTGACCATTTGGTTGCCGAGGATATGCATTTAAACAACTATGTTGATCACCGTGAGAAACGGCCATTTAAGGAGATAGTGATATACTCTGGATGGATAGCCTGTGGATCACGTCTCACTGCTCTTCATCTTCCTGAGCGCATCATGCGGCAATTCTACTACACTCAGACTATTCCCAGACACCCCGTTGTCTCTGCTCCTTCTGCCTTGACACGTAGACAGATAGAGgacatgtttgatgattatgagagTCATCTGGTACCGAAGGAGGAACGGGCTAGCATAGCTGAGAGCGATTGGAGCTAA
- the LOC127102665 gene encoding uncharacterized protein LOC127102665 yields the protein MKTRKGKFVAELMSARKPKNIADIGPSKPWSKVEIKKRNVRDDSEPEEDVEEDVPDISPAKKTIVRKSPVKVHVVHLDNISFHLEDGAAKWKLVIQRRVVVERELGKDDTDVKEVMDLIKVVGLLKTVDGFSQCYEGLVKEFIVNIPEDIFDKNSKEFCKLYVRGELEVTDNQVCREITARQVKVWPIKKHLPVEKFTVKYAILHKIGAANWVPTNHISTIANTLRRFIFAVRTKVKFDYGNFMFDQIIKHATTNAIKLPIAFPSMICRIILNQHPGILCSNDLPSRRKPTLSVHYKLFEGSHVEDIVMTSSIKRPVSKLGEIAELKETCKELGEGIRVATARKQSLEALVASLEQDEGENVEHANVIHEEEAEAHTSSERSANNDDASGNSASGADEEAANSSSTE from the exons ATGAAGACTCGCAAAGGAAAATTTGTGGCTGAACTTATGTCAGCTAGAAAACCTAAGAATATTGCTGATATTGGTCCCTCCAAACCATGGAGCAAGGTTGAAATAAAGAAGAGGAATGTCAGAGATGATTCTGAGCCTGAAgaggatgttgaggaagatgtccctgacatctcgCCTGCAAAGAAAACTATTGTTAGGAAGTCTCCTGTTAAAGTACATGTTGTTCATTTGGATAACATCTCCTTCCATCTTGAGGATGGAGCTGCTAAGTGGAAACTTGTGATTCAGAGAAGGGTAGTTGTGGAAAGGGAATTGGGAAAAGATGATACTGATgtcaaggaggtcatggacctgataaAAGTTGTTGGGCTTTTGAAGACTGTTGATGGGTTCTCTCAATGCTACGAAGGTTTAGTCAAGGAATTTATTGTTAACATTCCTGAGGATATTTTTGATAAGAACAGCAAGGAGTTCTGCAAGTTATACGTGAGGG GAGAATTAGAAGTTACAGACAATCAGGTCTGTAGGGAGATTACAGCTAGGCAGGTGAAAGTTTGGCCtattaaaaagcatcttcctgTTGAGAAGTTCACTGTCAAGTATGCTATCCTGCATAAAATAGGAGCTGCTAACTGGGTCCCTACCAACCATATCTCCACCATTGCTAATACTCTTAGGAGGTTTATTTTTGCTGTTAGGACAAAAGTGAAATTTGACTATGGTAATTTTATGTTTGATCAAATCATCAAGCATGCAACTACTAATGCAATTAAGCTGCCAATTGCTTTTCCCTCTATGATCTGTAGAATTATCTTGAATCAACATCCGGGTATTCTGTGCTCAAATGATTtacctagtagaagaaaaccAACTTTGTCTGTGCACTACAAACTctttgaaggcagtcatgtcgaggatattgtcatgacatcttccATAAAGAGGCCAGTCTCAAAACTTGGAGAAATTGCTGAGCTTAAGGAGACATGCAAAGAGCTAGGTGAAGGGATTAGGGTAGCCACAGCTAGAAAACAATCTTTGGAAGCCTTGGTTGCAAGCTTGGAGCAGGATGAGGGTGAAAATGTTGAACATGCTAATGTCATCCATGAAGAAGAAGCTGAAGCtcacacctctagtgagaggtctgctAACAATGATGATGCAAGTGGCAATTCTGCTTCTGGTGCTGATGAAGAGGCTGCAAACTCAAGCTCTACTGAGTAG